From Ficedula albicollis isolate OC2 chromosome 5, FicAlb1.5, whole genome shotgun sequence, one genomic window encodes:
- the LOC101808269 gene encoding protein LBH-like, whose product MTEVMNTREPVMEEFALSQTPEEEGGPSSQAFPDSREKYPKLSKRLPSIVVEPTESGEVESGELRWPPEDLKSAEDKGLHGDQRVCVQQQQQQMDLEDTLAHPAQEVEDSTDTLESRTEENE is encoded by the exons ATGACAGAGGTGATGAACACCCGAGAGCCGGTGATGGAGGAATTTGCGCTCAGCCAGACccctgaggaggagggaggcCCTTCAAGCCAG GCCTTCCCAGACTCTCGTGAGAAGTACCCCAAGCTGTCCAAAAGGCTGCCTTCCATCGTGGTGGAGCCCACCGAGTCCGGGGAGGTGGAGAGCGGGGAGCTGCGCTGGCCTCCTGAGGACCTCAAGTCAGCAGAGGACAAGGGTCTTCATGGTGACCAAAGAGTctgtgtccagcagcagcagcagcagatggatCTGGAAG ATACTTTAGCACACCCAGCTCAAGAGGTGGAAGACAGTACAGATACTCTGGAAAGCAGAACTGAAGAGAATGAGTAG